A window of Chlorocebus sabaeus isolate Y175 chromosome 14, mChlSab1.0.hap1, whole genome shotgun sequence contains these coding sequences:
- the C14H2orf68 gene encoding UPF0561 protein C2orf68 homolog isoform X2, with translation MEAGPHPRPGHCCKPGGRLDMNHGFVHHIRRNQIARDDYDKKVKQAAKEKVRRRHTPAPTRPRKPDLQVYLPRHRGLCRPGWSAMVRSRLTAALASRVPGTPGVCHHTQMSLPTHATQTMRSPVKAAVVEALSWSLLAISSSA, from the exons ATGGAGGCGGGGCCGCATCCCCGGCCGGGGCACTGCTGCAAGCCTGGCGGCCGGCTGGACATGAACCACGGCTTCGTGCACCATATCCGACGGAACCAGATCGCTCG GGACGACTATGACAAGAAGGTGAAGCAGGCGGCCAAGGAGAAGGTGAGGAGGCGGCACACGCCCGCGCCGACGCGGCCCCGCAAGCCAGACCTGCAGGTGTACCTGCCGCGACACCGAG gtctctgtcgcccaggctggagtgcaatggtgcgatctcggctcactgcagccttagcctcccgagtacctgggaccccaggcgtgtgccaccacacccag ATGTCTCTGCCCACCCACGCAACCCAGACTATGAGGAGTCCGGTGAAAGCAGCAGTAGTGGAGGCTCTGAGCTGGAGCCTTCTGGCCATCAGCTCTTCTGCTTAG
- the C14H2orf68 gene encoding UPF0561 protein C2orf68 homolog isoform X1: MEAGPHPRPGHCCKPGGRLDMNHGFVHHIRRNQIARDDYDKKVKQAAKEKVRRRHTPAPTRPRKPDLQVYLPRHRDVSAHPRNPDYEESGESSSSGGSELEPSGHQLFCLEYEADSGEVTSVIVYQGDDPGKVSEEVSAHTPLDPPMREALKLRIQEEIAKRQSRH, translated from the exons ATGGAGGCGGGGCCGCATCCCCGGCCGGGGCACTGCTGCAAGCCTGGCGGCCGGCTGGACATGAACCACGGCTTCGTGCACCATATCCGACGGAACCAGATCGCTCG GGACGACTATGACAAGAAGGTGAAGCAGGCGGCCAAGGAGAAGGTGAGGAGGCGGCACACGCCCGCGCCGACGCGGCCCCGCAAGCCAGACCTGCAGGTGTACCTGCCGCGACACCGAG ATGTCTCTGCCCACCCACGCAACCCAGACTATGAGGAGTCCGGTGAAAGCAGCAGTAGTGGAGGCTCTGAGCTGGAGCCTTCTGGCCATCAGCTCTTCTGCTTAGAATACGAGGCAGACAGTGGAGAGGTCACATCAGTTATCGTGTATCAG GGCGATGACCCAGGAAAGGTGAGTGAGGAGGTGTCGGCACACACGCCTCTGGATCCACCCATGCGAGAAGCCCTCAAGTTGCGTATCCAGGAGGAGATTGCAAAGCGCCAGAGCCGACACTGA